In Streptomyces sp. SLBN-118, the following are encoded in one genomic region:
- a CDS encoding ribonuclease J: MSHPHPELGAPPKLPKGGLRITPLGGLGEIGRNMTVFEYDGRLLIVDCGVLFPEEEQPGIDLILPDFTTLRDRLDDIDGIVLTHGHEDHIGGVPFLLRLKQDIPLIGSKLTLALIEAKLQEHRIRPYTLEVNEGHRERIGPFDCEFIAVNHSIPDALAVAIRTPAGMVVHTGDFKMDQLPLDGRLTDLHAFARLSEEGIDLLLSDSTNAEVPGFVPPERDISNVLRTVFANAQKRIIVASFASHVHRIQQILDAAHEYGRRVAFVGRSMVRNMGIARDLGYLRVPAGLVVDVKTLDDLPDHEVVLVCTGSQGEPMAALSRMANRDHQIRIVQGDTVILASSLIPGNENAVYRVINGLTRWGANVVHKGNAKVHVSGHASAGELLYFYNICKPKNLMPVHGEWRHLRANAELGALTGVPKDHIVIAEDGVVVDLVDGKAKIVGKVQAGYVYVDGLSVGDVTEASLKDRRILGDEGMISVFVVVDSSTGKVVGGPHIHARGSGIEDSAFGAVLPKIEEAIAKSASDGVAEPHQLQQLVRRVAGKWVSDTYRRRPMILPVVVEV, from the coding sequence TTGAGTCATCCGCATCCTGAACTCGGCGCCCCGCCGAAGCTTCCCAAGGGCGGCCTGCGCATCACCCCTCTCGGCGGTCTCGGCGAGATCGGCCGGAACATGACGGTCTTCGAATACGACGGCCGACTGCTCATCGTCGACTGCGGCGTCCTCTTCCCCGAGGAGGAGCAGCCCGGAATCGACCTGATCCTGCCGGACTTCACCACCCTCAGGGACCGCCTCGACGACATCGACGGCATCGTGCTCACGCACGGCCACGAGGACCACATCGGTGGCGTCCCGTTCCTGCTCCGCCTGAAGCAGGACATCCCGCTGATCGGCTCCAAGCTGACGCTCGCGCTGATCGAGGCGAAGCTCCAGGAGCACCGCATCCGCCCGTACACCCTCGAAGTCAACGAGGGCCACCGCGAGCGCATCGGCCCCTTCGACTGCGAGTTCATCGCGGTCAACCACTCCATCCCGGACGCGCTGGCCGTCGCCATCCGCACCCCCGCGGGCATGGTGGTCCACACCGGCGACTTCAAGATGGACCAGCTCCCGCTGGACGGCCGGCTGACCGACCTGCACGCGTTCGCGCGGCTGAGCGAGGAGGGCATCGACCTCCTGCTCTCGGACTCGACGAACGCCGAGGTCCCGGGCTTCGTCCCGCCCGAGCGTGACATCTCGAACGTCCTGCGCACGGTCTTCGCGAACGCCCAGAAGCGCATCATCGTCGCGAGCTTCGCCAGCCACGTCCACCGCATCCAGCAGATCCTCGACGCGGCCCACGAGTACGGCCGCCGCGTGGCTTTCGTGGGCCGCTCGATGGTCCGCAACATGGGTATCGCACGCGACCTGGGCTATCTGCGCGTCCCAGCGGGCCTTGTCGTCGACGTGAAGACGCTCGACGACCTCCCGGACCACGAAGTGGTCCTGGTCTGCACGGGCTCCCAGGGTGAACCGATGGCCGCCCTGTCCCGCATGGCCAACCGCGACCACCAGATCCGGATCGTCCAGGGCGACACCGTGATCCTTGCGTCGTCCCTGATCCCGGGCAACGAGAACGCGGTCTACCGCGTGATCAACGGCCTGACCCGCTGGGGCGCGAACGTCGTCCACAAGGGCAACGCCAAGGTCCATGTCTCGGGCCACGCCTCGGCCGGCGAGCTCCTGTACTTCTACAACATCTGCAAGCCGAAGAACCTGATGCCGGTTCACGGCGAATGGCGCCATCTGCGGGCCAACGCCGAACTCGGAGCCCTGACGGGCGTTCCGAAGGACCACATCGTCATCGCCGAGGACGGAGTCGTCGTCGACCTCGTCGACGGCAAGGCCAAGATCGTCGGCAAGGTCCAGGCCGGTTATGTGTACGTCGACGGCCTCTCGGTCGGCGATGTCACCGAGGCATCCCTCAAGGACCGCCGGATCCTCGGCGACGAGGGCATGATCTCGGTCTTCGTCGTGGTCGACTCGAGCACCGGCAAGGTCGTCGGCGGGCCGCACATCCACGCCCGCGGCTCCGGAATCGAGGACAGCGCCTTCGGCGCAGTACTACCGAAGATCGAGGAGGCGATCGCCAAGTCGGCCTCCGACGGGGTCGCCGAGCCGCACCAACTGCAGCAGCTGGTCCGCCGCGTGGCGGGCAAGTGGGTCTCCGACACCTACCGTCGGCGTCCGATGATCCTTCCGGTCGTCGTCGAGGTCTGA
- a CDS encoding SpoIIE family protein phosphatase gives MAEPGVETRTRSSVITARAAATFDPVGRSVATARAFVRDTLHGWGYSDVVDDAVVLTSELVTNAVVHAGTAADVLCLRTDDGVRVEVGDRYPEREIPLQGSGRVIVSPDRENGRGLLLCAALASRWGVEYTPTHKQVWFQLDLPQRPVGTRSAGPVLPVALLPVTDERVRVAVIQIDRSGSISVWNEDAQHLFGYAADQVVGKPLTDVAAWPHTPGIGTGIADALRLSRWEGSYGVRGTDGRVIPVYASHLRVRDTNGDPSTVCLLVRDDERAILQTPQRAPVTETGTERTTDPFEIFIGSPAPDDLDGLLQRTVERARDMLDGDAAFLLLATDDETELEVRATTGLPSARQRFARVPVEAGTGRYGSARMPAVHEDLTAVPGAVPLLNSTGMRSVVTVPLKVEGRLTGSLGVAAESAGRYSNEEALRLQFAADRIALAVESARLGELERLRRGSLSFLVEASDLLAGTLDRDQTLALMAQMTVPTLATWCAVYTIADQSSEPYLSYVLHEDEERIDGLKALLSKIDPPDPVTTPGARVWTAPAEAGHRAALRTSRRELGLGSGPPVSSGIGATLATAAAVGGETVVLPLVARNRVIGMLTLGKPSDDHFRQEILELAEDLSRRAALALDNARLYSERVAISQSLQRSLLPPELPHVPGVEVEVIYRAAGEGNEVGGDFYDVFPIRDGAYGFAIGDVCGTGPEAAAVTGLARHALRLLAREGFGGPAVLERLNAAILDEGARSRFLTLLYGELWPQEDGSAILKVVCAGHPLPLRLRQDGSVEPAAEPQPLLGVMDDLELYEQMVTLDPGDVLLCVTDGVTERREGTRMLGDDGLIDVLTNCTGLTAGAVASRVLRAVERFAAEPASDDMAILAMRVPEPHRA, from the coding sequence ATGGCAGAGCCGGGCGTCGAAACGCGTACGAGGAGTTCTGTGATCACCGCGCGGGCGGCTGCCACGTTCGACCCTGTCGGGCGGTCCGTCGCGACCGCCCGCGCCTTTGTGCGCGACACACTCCACGGGTGGGGGTACTCCGACGTGGTGGACGACGCGGTCGTCCTCACCAGCGAGCTCGTCACCAACGCGGTTGTACACGCGGGCACCGCCGCCGACGTCCTGTGTCTGCGCACGGACGACGGCGTACGCGTCGAAGTCGGCGACCGCTACCCGGAACGGGAGATCCCACTGCAGGGCAGCGGCCGGGTCATCGTGAGCCCCGACCGCGAGAACGGCCGCGGTCTGCTCCTGTGCGCGGCCCTCGCCTCCCGCTGGGGCGTCGAGTACACCCCCACCCACAAACAGGTCTGGTTCCAACTCGACCTCCCCCAGCGCCCGGTGGGCACCCGCTCCGCCGGCCCTGTCCTGCCCGTGGCCCTGCTTCCGGTCACCGACGAACGCGTGCGCGTCGCCGTCATTCAGATCGACCGCTCCGGTTCGATCTCCGTCTGGAACGAGGACGCGCAGCACCTCTTCGGCTACGCGGCCGACCAGGTCGTCGGCAAACCCCTCACCGACGTCGCTGCCTGGCCGCACACGCCCGGCATCGGCACCGGCATCGCGGACGCGCTCCGGCTCTCGCGCTGGGAAGGCAGTTACGGCGTCCGCGGCACCGACGGCCGCGTCATCCCCGTCTACGCATCGCACCTACGGGTACGGGACACCAACGGCGACCCCTCCACCGTCTGCCTTCTCGTACGCGACGACGAACGCGCCATCCTGCAGACACCGCAGCGCGCCCCTGTCACCGAAACCGGCACCGAGCGCACCACCGACCCCTTCGAAATCTTCATCGGCTCCCCGGCACCCGACGACCTCGACGGCCTCCTCCAGCGCACCGTCGAGCGCGCCCGCGACATGCTCGACGGAGACGCTGCCTTCCTACTCCTGGCCACCGACGACGAGACCGAGTTGGAGGTACGGGCCACCACCGGGCTGCCCTCGGCCCGCCAGCGGTTCGCCCGAGTCCCCGTCGAAGCCGGCACCGGTCGCTACGGCTCCGCCCGCATGCCCGCCGTCCACGAGGACCTCACGGCCGTCCCGGGCGCCGTTCCGCTCCTCAACTCCACCGGCATGCGCTCGGTCGTCACCGTCCCGCTCAAGGTCGAGGGGCGCCTCACCGGCTCCCTCGGCGTGGCCGCAGAATCCGCGGGCCGCTACTCCAACGAGGAGGCCCTGCGCCTCCAGTTCGCCGCCGACCGCATCGCCCTGGCCGTCGAATCGGCCCGCCTCGGTGAGCTGGAGCGGCTGCGCCGCGGTTCCCTCTCCTTCCTCGTCGAGGCCTCCGACCTGCTCGCCGGAACGCTCGACCGCGACCAGACGCTGGCCCTGATGGCCCAGATGACGGTCCCGACGCTCGCCACCTGGTGCGCCGTCTACACGATCGCCGACCAGTCCTCCGAGCCGTATCTCAGCTACGTACTCCACGAGGACGAGGAGAGGATCGACGGCCTCAAGGCACTCCTCTCCAAGATCGACCCGCCCGACCCGGTGACGACCCCCGGCGCCCGCGTGTGGACCGCGCCGGCCGAGGCAGGCCACCGCGCGGCTCTGCGCACCTCGCGGCGCGAACTCGGCCTGGGCTCAGGCCCACCGGTCTCTTCCGGCATCGGCGCCACCCTCGCCACCGCAGCCGCGGTAGGCGGAGAGACGGTCGTCCTGCCGCTCGTCGCACGCAACCGCGTCATCGGCATGCTTACCCTCGGCAAGCCCTCGGACGACCACTTCCGCCAGGAGATCCTGGAACTCGCCGAAGACCTCTCCCGACGGGCGGCCCTCGCCCTCGACAACGCCCGCCTGTACTCCGAGCGCGTGGCCATCAGCCAGTCGCTCCAGCGCAGCCTCCTCCCGCCGGAACTCCCCCATGTCCCCGGCGTGGAGGTCGAAGTCATCTACCGCGCTGCGGGCGAAGGCAACGAAGTGGGCGGCGACTTCTACGACGTCTTCCCGATCCGCGACGGTGCATACGGCTTCGCCATCGGCGACGTCTGCGGTACGGGCCCGGAAGCTGCGGCCGTCACCGGCCTCGCCCGCCATGCCCTGCGCCTGCTCGCCCGGGAGGGCTTCGGGGGCCCCGCGGTCCTGGAGCGGCTCAACGCCGCGATCCTCGACGAGGGAGCCCGGAGCCGCTTCCTCACCCTCCTCTATGGCGAGTTGTGGCCGCAGGAGGACGGCAGCGCGATCCTCAAGGTCGTCTGCGCCGGCCACCCGCTCCCGCTGCGCCTGCGCCAGGACGGCAGCGTCGAACCTGCGGCCGAACCCCAGCCCCTCCTCGGCGTCATGGACGACCTGGAGTTGTACGAGCAGATGGTGACCCTCGACCCGGGCGACGTCCTGCTCTGCGTCACCGACGGCGTCACCGAACGCCGCGAGGGCACCCGCATGCTGGGGGACGACGGCCTGATCGACGTCCTCACCAACTGCACGGGCCTGACAGCGGGCGCGGTCGCCTCCCGCGTCCTGCGTGCCGTCGAACGCTTCGCCGCCGAACCCGCATCAGACGACATGGCCATCCTGGCGATGCGCGTCCCGGAGCCCCACAGGGCCTGA